A single window of Desulfomonilaceae bacterium DNA harbors:
- a CDS encoding amino acid synthesis family protein, with the protein MEIRKILTIVEETKIEMGKTVEPATRRAAAIAVLKNPFAGYYQDNLSELIEMGEKLGDLLGKKALEALGITTNKAESYGKGAIVGSRGELEHAAAILHPKLGGPFREALGGGKAIIPSSKKIGGPGTELDVPIHYKDAAFVRSHFDAMPIRVQDAPRGDEIVVALVVTDSGRPLARVGGLKKEEAKKEDGLR; encoded by the coding sequence ATGGAAATTAGAAAGATATTGACCATAGTCGAAGAGACGAAAATAGAAATGGGCAAAACAGTTGAGCCCGCGACAAGAAGAGCAGCGGCGATTGCAGTCCTAAAGAATCCGTTCGCCGGTTATTACCAGGACAATCTCTCAGAACTGATTGAAATGGGCGAAAAACTTGGAGACTTGTTGGGCAAAAAGGCGCTGGAAGCGCTGGGAATTACCACAAACAAGGCGGAAAGCTACGGTAAGGGAGCCATAGTCGGCTCTCGAGGAGAATTGGAGCATGCCGCCGCAATTTTGCATCCAAAACTGGGAGGACCTTTCAGAGAAGCTTTGGGTGGAGGAAAGGCTATAATCCCATCTTCCAAAAAAATTGGTGGACCAGGAACGGAACTGGATGTCCCGATTCATTATAAAGACGCCGCCTTTGTGAGATCACACTTTGACGCGATGCCGATCCGTGTTCAGGACGCTCCACGCGGTGACGAGATTGTTGTCGCTCTCGTGGTGACGGACTCAGGGAGACCTTTGGCCAGGGTTGGCGGTCTCAAGAAGGAAGAGGCCAAGAAAGAAGACGGGTTGCGATAA
- a CDS encoding SDR family oxidoreductase — protein sequence MTNSFFKDKVVIITGASSGIGRELAYQLAAQGAWLSLAARNAKRLETVSADCETRGGKAIAVPTDVGSQAQCEALIRETVNHYQRIDSLINNAGITMWAKFEDLRDLGMIEQIMRVNYFGSVYCTYYALPYLKESKGQIVAISSLTGKAGVPTRSAYAASKHAMAGFFDTLRIEIAEYGVGVTMIYPDFVSSEVRERALGPDGQPLGHSPVQEKEVMPVETCAQMIIRAMEQRKRELIMTLRGRVGQWLKLIAPSVVDRIALRAINKGR from the coding sequence ATGACCAATTCATTTTTTAAAGACAAAGTAGTTATTATCACGGGGGCCTCCAGTGGCATAGGCCGGGAATTAGCCTATCAACTCGCTGCGCAGGGAGCGTGGCTGTCGCTTGCGGCCCGAAATGCGAAACGTTTGGAAACAGTAAGCGCCGACTGTGAAACTCGTGGCGGAAAGGCTATAGCCGTTCCAACAGATGTTGGCTCCCAAGCTCAGTGTGAGGCCCTAATTCGGGAGACTGTAAATCACTATCAACGCATCGACTCTTTGATTAACAATGCTGGAATAACAATGTGGGCCAAATTCGAAGATCTGCGAGATCTTGGAATGATAGAGCAGATCATGCGCGTAAATTATTTTGGTAGTGTTTATTGCACGTATTACGCTCTGCCATATCTGAAAGAGTCAAAAGGACAAATAGTCGCTATTTCCAGTCTGACGGGAAAAGCCGGAGTCCCGACCCGCAGCGCCTATGCCGCTAGTAAACACGCCATGGCTGGTTTCTTTGACACATTGCGCATAGAAATAGCCGAATATGGCGTCGGAGTAACAATGATTTATCCGGATTTTGTATCTTCGGAAGTTCGTGAACGAGCGCTCGGCCCCGACGGGCAGCCGCTGGGACATAGTCCTGTGCAAGAAAAAGAGGTCATGCCCGTTGAAACTTGCGCACAAATGATCATCCGGGCTATGGAACAGCGAAAACGGGAACTAATTATGACTTTGCGGGGTCGGGTGGGGCAGTGGTTGAAGCTGATTGCGCCAAGCGTCGTTGATCGTATAGCTCTCAGGGCAATAAACAAAGGTCGTTAG
- a CDS encoding xanthine dehydrogenase family protein subunit M, which yields MTCKFKYIRPNSLIECLDFLAENGSESSILAGGTDLMISLRHEERNPKFVIDISRLPETRLLEQNGATVKVGPTLTYSELMNHGLIAKCFPALISAMSCVGSLQIRNIGTLGGNIANSSPAADSFPPMAIYDAEIMIQRANSVRIEKLQKLIVGPYSNTLEPDELITSIIMKPLDSHCKQTYRRIGRRKSLSVARVNAAIAGKLKDDGLLDDCRISVGSVAPTPLRIRKVENALRGEKPELKVFREASEMVAAQIIELVGARHSTEYKKPAIAGLVLECLEDVFIGRGI from the coding sequence ATGACCTGCAAATTTAAATATATAAGGCCGAATTCGCTGATTGAGTGCCTGGATTTTTTAGCGGAGAACGGTTCAGAAAGCTCTATCCTGGCTGGTGGCACCGATTTAATGATTTCCCTGAGGCATGAAGAGCGCAACCCAAAATTCGTCATAGATATTTCACGACTTCCTGAAACACGCTTATTGGAACAAAACGGCGCCACAGTCAAAGTTGGCCCAACTCTAACATATTCCGAGTTGATGAATCACGGATTAATCGCCAAATGTTTTCCCGCACTAATATCCGCAATGAGTTGCGTCGGTAGCCTCCAGATAAGAAACATTGGAACATTGGGAGGAAACATAGCCAACTCGTCCCCTGCAGCGGATAGTTTTCCCCCTATGGCCATCTACGACGCCGAAATAATGATTCAAAGAGCCAATTCTGTCAGAATTGAAAAACTTCAAAAGCTGATTGTAGGTCCATATTCAAATACTCTGGAACCCGATGAGTTAATTACTTCCATAATAATGAAGCCTCTCGACAGTCATTGTAAGCAAACCTATCGGCGTATAGGTCGAAGAAAGAGTCTGTCTGTAGCCAGAGTCAATGCTGCCATAGCGGGAAAATTAAAAGATGACGGGCTCTTGGATGATTGCCGGATATCCGTAGGATCAGTAGCTCCTACTCCTCTCAGAATCAGAAAGGTCGAAAACGCCTTGCGGGGAGAGAAACCCGAACTCAAAGTCTTCCGTGAAGCCAGTGAAATGGTTGCAGCGCAAATAATAGAGTTAGTAGGGGCGAGACATTCAACAGAATACAAAAAACCCGCTATTGCAGGGTTAGTTCTTGAATGTCTGGAGGATGTATTCATTGGCCGCGGCATATAA
- a CDS encoding amidohydrolase family protein has product MSSTLIKNIGTLISGDITNPIIKADSVLIEDGIITVIGSASDVSANVDSVIDAKGTTVSPGLIDSHCHVVFGDYTPRQKQTDFIESETHGGVTTIISAGEVHLPGRPKDPAGTKALAILAAKSFNNFRPGGAKVIGGSVILEKGLVEKDFEEMAREGVRIVGEIGLGSVKFPADAAPMTRWAKKNNMTVLMHTGGTSIPGSDTVTAEQIMATDPDVACHVNGGPTAMSEDEIRKLIIDTNYAIELVHCGNPKALIDAVNMGIQSKALSRFIIGNDAPSGTGVVPLGILRVICMVASLTEVSPELAICMATGNSAKVFKLDTGFVRVGSPADLVMTDAPMGSVGKTTLDAIKVGDIPGVSMVMIDGKVHVKTSRNTPPAARKPLFS; this is encoded by the coding sequence ATGTCTTCAACGTTAATAAAAAACATTGGTACCCTGATATCTGGCGATATAACTAACCCTATCATTAAAGCCGATAGCGTCTTGATCGAGGATGGCATAATAACTGTGATCGGTTCTGCTTCGGACGTTTCTGCAAATGTTGATTCGGTGATAGACGCAAAAGGAACAACGGTTTCACCGGGGCTTATAGACTCTCATTGTCATGTGGTTTTCGGTGATTATACACCGAGACAGAAGCAGACGGATTTTATTGAGAGTGAAACTCACGGAGGTGTCACAACAATAATTTCCGCGGGAGAAGTTCATTTGCCGGGTCGTCCCAAAGATCCGGCTGGAACAAAAGCTCTGGCGATATTGGCGGCTAAGTCATTCAACAATTTTAGGCCAGGTGGAGCCAAAGTCATCGGGGGTTCAGTAATCCTTGAAAAGGGATTGGTTGAGAAAGACTTTGAGGAAATGGCACGCGAAGGTGTACGAATAGTCGGTGAAATAGGTCTCGGTTCGGTCAAATTTCCAGCGGACGCGGCGCCTATGACGCGTTGGGCGAAAAAAAATAACATGACGGTGCTTATGCACACGGGTGGGACATCAATACCCGGTAGCGACACAGTAACCGCGGAACAAATCATGGCGACCGACCCTGATGTCGCATGCCACGTCAATGGTGGGCCGACCGCAATGTCGGAGGATGAAATCCGAAAGCTTATTATTGACACTAATTACGCCATTGAGCTTGTTCACTGTGGCAATCCAAAGGCGCTCATTGACGCTGTCAATATGGGTATTCAAAGCAAGGCTCTTTCCAGGTTCATCATAGGCAACGACGCTCCTTCGGGCACTGGAGTGGTGCCTCTGGGGATTTTACGAGTCATCTGCATGGTGGCGTCCCTGACAGAAGTTTCCCCCGAACTGGCCATCTGTATGGCTACAGGAAATTCCGCCAAGGTGTTCAAGCTTGACACAGGCTTTGTCCGTGTTGGTTCTCCCGCTGATCTGGTTATGACCGACGCTCCCATGGGATCGGTGGGCAAAACCACTTTGGACGCTATTAAAGTCGGAGACATTCCGGGAGTTTCCATGGTTATGATTGACGGTAAAGTTCATGTGAAAACAAGTAGAAACACTCCTCCTGCGGCAAGAAAACCGTTGTTTTCATAA
- a CDS encoding xanthine dehydrogenase family protein molybdopterin-binding subunit, producing MAAAYNKKILSTIGLNVTRLGAESKLLGEAVFSSDVILENCLCLKVLRSNEHHALIESIDTQEALNTTECVAVFTFRDIPGVNRFGIINKDQPLLADTKVRFIGDAVALVAAVSEEAAQIAASRIRIKYRKLPPIFDPEEALSPGAAKIHDKGNLLGTRLIRKGVPELAFRKAEVVIERTYQTGFVEHAYLEPDAGAAFLDTDGTIQIYATTQNPHYDQADVARLLGLPENKVRIIQAVTGGGFGSKLDLNTQGFLGLAVYHLKRPVRMTYSREEAFLCTPKRHPLKIKYKSAADTDGRLLAVDVKIVGDTGAYGSYGLAVVTRSAAHATGPYEVPNVHIESIFAYTNNPIAGAMRGFGVPQLAFAHESQMDLLAEAIGISPLEIRRRNALRLGSTTATKQELRASVGIGPCIKAVAPYYRKMLKKTKSTDHKILKGVGLGCMIYGIGNTGVQNPSTAQTELLPDGQVVLFSGAADIGQGSSTVLVQIAAAELGLSPYEIIFVNADTLLTTSAGATSASRQTYISGNAVLDATRKLKEALFTEAATMLKTGRGSLRMKNGRIIDSSNSKKYVTLEQVARKAQREGIPLKWQGFFDPDTTALDTTSGQGDPYATFAFAAQVAEVEVNILTAEVTVKKIIAAHDVGRAINPDLVRGQIYGGVAMGLGFALMEEFIPGKTKSLKDYHVPTCPDMPDVEALIIEEEEPTGPFGAKGVGEPALIPTAPAILNAIANALGNRIYSLPANLERVMKAIQSGLPKVEPSDKALSQSKVLRSGNQQ from the coding sequence TTGGCCGCGGCATATAATAAGAAAATTCTTTCCACTATTGGTTTGAATGTGACCCGTTTGGGCGCTGAGTCAAAACTCCTGGGTGAAGCGGTATTCTCCAGCGACGTAATATTGGAAAATTGCCTGTGCCTCAAAGTCTTGCGAAGCAACGAGCATCATGCGTTAATTGAATCTATAGATACCCAGGAAGCGTTGAATACTACCGAATGTGTCGCAGTGTTTACTTTTCGGGATATTCCCGGGGTAAACAGGTTTGGCATCATCAACAAGGATCAACCACTTCTGGCTGATACAAAAGTCAGATTCATAGGTGACGCCGTGGCCCTGGTCGCGGCTGTTTCCGAAGAAGCCGCCCAGATCGCTGCTTCCAGGATTCGAATCAAATACAGAAAACTGCCTCCAATCTTTGATCCCGAGGAAGCCCTGTCTCCTGGAGCCGCCAAAATCCATGACAAGGGTAATCTTTTAGGGACGCGTCTGATACGAAAGGGAGTTCCGGAGCTGGCTTTTAGGAAGGCCGAGGTAGTTATTGAACGAACATATCAGACTGGCTTCGTAGAACACGCTTACCTTGAACCGGACGCAGGAGCCGCGTTTCTAGACACGGACGGAACGATACAAATATACGCCACTACGCAAAACCCTCATTATGATCAGGCGGATGTCGCCAGGCTTCTGGGATTACCGGAAAATAAGGTCAGGATTATACAGGCTGTTACCGGTGGTGGTTTTGGATCCAAGCTTGATTTGAACACTCAGGGGTTCTTGGGGCTGGCGGTCTATCACCTCAAAAGACCCGTTAGAATGACGTATAGTCGAGAGGAAGCATTCCTATGCACACCCAAGAGACATCCACTCAAAATAAAATATAAATCGGCGGCAGACACAGACGGGCGACTACTGGCTGTTGATGTAAAGATTGTAGGAGACACAGGGGCCTACGGGTCCTACGGATTGGCTGTTGTGACTCGCTCTGCAGCCCATGCGACTGGTCCGTATGAAGTTCCGAACGTACACATAGAATCCATATTTGCATATACCAACAACCCTATTGCAGGAGCAATGAGGGGTTTTGGAGTCCCTCAGTTGGCGTTCGCTCACGAATCTCAAATGGATCTACTAGCTGAAGCGATAGGCATAAGCCCTCTTGAAATAAGACGGAGGAACGCCCTCAGGCTGGGGTCCACAACGGCCACAAAACAGGAGCTTCGAGCGAGCGTCGGAATCGGACCGTGCATTAAAGCTGTTGCGCCTTATTACAGGAAAATGTTGAAGAAGACCAAGTCCACGGACCACAAGATTCTAAAGGGAGTCGGTCTCGGTTGCATGATCTATGGAATAGGCAATACCGGAGTTCAGAACCCGTCAACGGCTCAAACAGAACTCCTTCCTGATGGTCAAGTAGTCCTGTTTAGCGGCGCGGCGGACATTGGTCAGGGTTCCTCAACTGTTCTGGTTCAAATTGCGGCTGCTGAGCTAGGTTTAAGTCCGTATGAAATAATATTTGTAAACGCGGACACGCTATTGACAACATCCGCAGGCGCAACTTCGGCAAGCAGACAAACATACATTTCTGGGAACGCAGTGTTGGACGCGACTCGGAAACTTAAAGAAGCCTTGTTCACCGAAGCGGCCACAATGCTTAAAACAGGCCGAGGAAGCCTTCGTATGAAGAACGGAAGAATTATAGATTCTTCGAACTCCAAAAAATACGTGACCCTCGAACAGGTCGCCAGAAAAGCCCAAAGAGAAGGTATACCATTGAAGTGGCAAGGTTTTTTCGATCCGGACACAACGGCGTTGGATACGACTTCAGGGCAGGGTGATCCATATGCGACATTCGCATTTGCAGCTCAAGTCGCGGAGGTTGAAGTCAATATTTTAACAGCGGAAGTGACGGTAAAGAAAATAATAGCCGCGCATGATGTTGGTAGAGCCATTAACCCTGATCTGGTCAGAGGGCAAATATACGGTGGAGTGGCTATGGGTTTAGGATTCGCGTTAATGGAGGAATTCATTCCAGGCAAGACAAAATCTTTGAAAGACTACCATGTCCCTACATGCCCCGATATGCCGGATGTGGAGGCATTGATCATTGAAGAAGAGGAACCGACGGGGCCTTTCGGCGCAAAGGGCGTCGGTGAACCTGCTCTAATACCAACGGCCCCAGCCATACTTAACGCTATAGCGAACGCTTTGGGAAACAGAATTTATTCTTTGCCGGCTAATCTGGAACGGGTCATGAAAGCGATTCAATCGGGCCTGCCAAAGGTTGAGCCAAGCGACAAAGCTTTGAGTCAGTCTAAGGTCTTGAGATCCGGCAACCAACAATAG
- a CDS encoding (2Fe-2S)-binding protein — MDPENIQNEPEEITIRFYLNGSETTVTINPWETASEVLRNRLDLKGVKIGCGIGECGACTIILEGKTVNSCLIPAAQLDGRRVETVEGLARDGMLNYLQRAFLDKNAVQCGFCTPGTLMSAKALLDKCDKPSREQIVNALSGNLCRCAGYVQIIEAVEEAARKKPLGQQEELSIDDLQI; from the coding sequence ATGGATCCTGAAAATATTCAAAACGAACCTGAAGAAATTACGATTCGTTTTTATCTGAATGGATCAGAAACAACAGTCACCATAAATCCTTGGGAAACAGCCTCAGAAGTCCTTCGTAACAGATTGGATCTCAAAGGAGTCAAAATAGGTTGTGGAATAGGGGAGTGCGGGGCGTGCACGATCATTCTGGAAGGGAAAACGGTTAACTCATGCCTGATTCCGGCTGCGCAGCTTGATGGAAGAAGAGTTGAGACGGTAGAAGGTCTGGCTAGAGACGGGATGTTAAATTACCTTCAAAGAGCTTTCCTGGACAAAAACGCTGTCCAATGCGGTTTTTGCACACCAGGGACGCTCATGTCAGCCAAAGCTTTATTGGATAAATGCGATAAACCATCCAGAGAACAGATCGTTAACGCTCTATCCGGTAACTTGTGCAGATGCGCAGGCTACGTACAAATAATAGAGGCTGTGGAAGAAGCCGCGCGGAAGAAACCACTAGGTCAACAGGAAGAGTTATCGATAGATGACCTGCAAATTTAA
- a CDS encoding 4Fe-4S dicluster domain-containing protein has product MIIDQEKCVGCAECLSICPLSAIRIRNKKAYIDEKCSDCGACFRICQNSAICAEHIPTEHYVQCTSCPIECKIKKGFFGACKRYQNRNGELNRVIKLKTYADVKDLVGETCREEIRHPLITGIGAGTTYPDCKPAPHIVQNKVHGIDVVTVVTEAPLSYSGIKIKIDTDKTLGEEGSPIYFHRRKVGHLTTEEYGSKMLSLGGVNLLTGRDGLFVARLISDVANRKKVRLKIQDGVTLDLQVGGPPIINGKKDYLMRVGCGSATLGLFAEIFKKVADEVIILDSHLTGLMSEHTAGVYVGVAPSGVRLKFPRSTPGRYFGDHGNGWGGTSIENPTDVIASVDTTVAKPGMLVLITETTGRNAGMFQLTPEGSLEEIEISPAARSAVHTIAETCENSRVSGIYCGGSGGSARAGVTKYPIQLTYAVHSNKASLTVAGAPTFVLPGGGINFMVDVEKVMPGAFSWTPTPATICPIEYTMTLEDYRQMGGHEEAIKPFAEEG; this is encoded by the coding sequence ATGATAATTGATCAGGAAAAATGTGTAGGATGCGCGGAATGTCTATCGATATGTCCGCTGTCAGCCATAAGAATTCGCAACAAAAAAGCCTATATTGATGAAAAGTGTAGTGATTGTGGAGCTTGCTTTCGCATTTGTCAAAACTCAGCTATCTGCGCAGAGCATATACCTACCGAACATTACGTTCAGTGTACTTCCTGCCCAATAGAATGCAAAATAAAGAAGGGTTTTTTTGGCGCCTGTAAGCGTTACCAGAACCGAAACGGCGAGTTAAATCGAGTCATCAAACTAAAAACATACGCGGATGTAAAAGATTTGGTGGGAGAAACTTGCCGTGAGGAAATCCGTCACCCCCTTATAACAGGAATCGGAGCCGGCACTACTTATCCAGATTGTAAACCAGCCCCACATATCGTTCAAAACAAGGTCCACGGAATAGATGTGGTGACAGTAGTCACTGAGGCTCCATTAAGTTATTCCGGGATAAAAATCAAGATTGATACGGACAAGACTCTGGGCGAGGAAGGCTCGCCGATCTATTTCCACCGCAGAAAAGTCGGGCATTTGACCACGGAAGAATATGGCTCGAAAATGTTATCTCTAGGTGGAGTGAATCTTCTCACGGGCCGGGATGGGCTTTTCGTGGCCAGATTGATCTCGGATGTGGCGAATCGAAAAAAAGTCCGTCTCAAGATTCAAGACGGCGTGACATTGGATCTTCAGGTTGGTGGTCCGCCAATAATCAACGGCAAGAAGGATTATTTGATGCGCGTGGGCTGTGGGAGCGCGACGTTGGGACTTTTTGCGGAAATCTTTAAAAAAGTGGCGGATGAAGTAATTATCCTGGATTCACACCTGACCGGCCTAATGAGTGAACACACTGCGGGTGTGTATGTTGGAGTGGCTCCATCAGGGGTCCGGTTGAAATTCCCCAGAAGCACGCCAGGCAGATATTTTGGGGATCACGGTAACGGTTGGGGAGGAACGTCAATTGAGAATCCGACAGACGTTATCGCAAGTGTGGACACTACAGTAGCGAAGCCGGGAATGTTGGTCCTGATTACTGAAACAACAGGGCGAAACGCCGGCATGTTTCAATTAACACCTGAAGGTTCTCTGGAAGAAATAGAAATTTCTCCCGCGGCCAGGAGCGCTGTTCACACAATAGCTGAAACATGTGAAAATTCACGAGTATCAGGAATTTACTGTGGTGGTTCAGGTGGGAGCGCACGTGCCGGCGTGACCAAATATCCTATTCAATTAACTTATGCGGTGCATAGCAACAAAGCCAGTCTGACTGTCGCCGGCGCGCCCACTTTTGTTCTACCCGGAGGTGGGATCAATTTCATGGTTGATGTTGAAAAAGTTATGCCTGGCGCTTTCAGTTGGACACCGACCCCGGCGACCATTTGCCCGATTGAATATACGATGACCCTGGAAGATTACAGGCAAATGGGTGGCCACGAGGAAGCGATAAAACCTTTCGCCGAAGAAGGCTGA
- a CDS encoding MBL fold metallo-hydrolase, translating to MKPVEIMENLFFIQRGYLNGNHFVSRSEQPILIDTGYIADFQTTEKLIKSLSVDITNTKLIISTHCHCDHIGGNKIVQDRSSCEIAIHRIGKYFIDSRDDWSTWWKYYDQEASFFNCSTGLGDGDVISVGPHEFEVIYTPGHATDGIVLYNRKEKALISSDTLWENDMAVMTVRVEGSRACFSMMESLKKIEKLDVKVVYPGHGKLFTDVAGAIGRARRRLEGFLGNKEKIGNDLLKKIIIYTLLMKKGTDEPSFFDHLMTTHWFRENVDFYFEGNYRSKFDEIMNEFYRRGIVKNKCGKLFTSVKP from the coding sequence ATGAAACCTGTTGAAATCATGGAGAATCTGTTTTTCATTCAAAGAGGTTATTTGAATGGCAACCATTTCGTTTCCCGATCCGAACAGCCCATACTCATTGATACTGGCTACATCGCCGATTTCCAGACGACGGAGAAACTTATAAAAAGCCTTTCAGTAGATATCACGAACACGAAACTGATTATAAGCACTCACTGCCACTGTGATCACATAGGGGGTAACAAAATTGTTCAGGACAGATCTTCCTGCGAAATAGCCATCCACAGGATTGGAAAATATTTTATAGATTCACGAGATGACTGGTCGACATGGTGGAAGTACTACGATCAAGAGGCGTCTTTCTTCAACTGCTCCACAGGTCTTGGTGACGGTGATGTGATTTCAGTTGGACCGCATGAATTTGAGGTAATCTATACACCTGGTCATGCCACGGATGGGATTGTCCTATACAACAGGAAGGAAAAGGCGCTCATATCATCGGACACGCTGTGGGAAAACGACATGGCCGTGATGACCGTCCGGGTAGAAGGAAGTCGAGCTTGTTTCTCCATGATGGAGTCACTTAAAAAGATTGAGAAACTTGACGTGAAAGTTGTTTATCCGGGTCATGGAAAGTTATTTACTGACGTGGCGGGAGCTATAGGAAGAGCCAGGCGCCGCTTGGAAGGGTTCCTGGGGAACAAAGAAAAGATCGGAAATGATCTGCTTAAAAAGATTATCATATATACGTTGCTGATGAAAAAAGGAACCGATGAGCCCTCATTCTTCGACCACTTGATGACCACTCACTGGTTCAGAGAGAATGTAGATTTTTATTTCGAAGGAAATTATCGATCCAAATTTGATGAGATAATGAATGAATTTTATCGTCGAGGCATAGTCAAGAACAAATGCGGCAAGCTCTTCACGTCGGTCAAACCGTGA